The genomic interval CTAAAGACCTCTTCCGGTAgccccggaagagggaatcagATACAGAGAATAATTCGGATAAGTGTAACAGGCTACACTTTCCATTTGCAGAAAGTAAGTATAATAGTAAAGTTTGTTACCGACACTTAGAGTTTGAATGTGGAAGCGTTCATGTGTCAATGTCGGTCTACCGACCGCGATTGGAAATCCTCGGAATAGTCGTCGGGCACAGTAGCTTTGTAGCAGAGTCATAGCAGAAGCCTAGAGCAATCAGAAGCTTAAATGAATGCGCAGCAGCTCGTATATCGGTTATTGATGAAGCTTTGGGCGAGCAGGTTTATAAagagcatggaaggtgccttccataggtgttgaaggtgcctccaatgggataaaatttatctTGTAAATTCCATGTGTTATCTGCTCCGAATGTCAAACATCATCCCTAGGaatgcgccttccatgaacagtacgaaggcgccttcactgcttgaaggcaccttcggacattgttcatccaaaGGCTTTTACTCCTTTTtgccctacaaaatgtgttagtctaaaaTATCTACCCTACataacaaagttaacacaataataataagtagtaattagtttctgtcctcccaggactagaaactagtcaaagtctcagaTTAGGTATCCAAAATGGAACTAATCTGAACTgatgcctactgtcccctcaaccgggacgcgtcctcacaaggtcatgttggaaccccaaggttgttttggtgtgatcaacaagttaagttaggtcctgtgtgtttttaaccttatgtctaagtgtgcaggagcttaggagcacaggtagttgagtggaagacgcagctagcgagaaggatggcacgcggtgcgttcgagggatgaggcgctgcggaagagtacaccggcggacgagaaggaagcgtgcagtggttctgagggacgagaagtcggagcggaagattgctcgaggagcaagagacgcagctagcgagaaggtcggcacggagtgcgaccgagggatgaagactacggatgagtacgctggcggatgagaaggaagcacgcggcgattccgagggacgagaagccgaagcggaagcctgctcgagaagaccggaagttgggttcgagtgagccctattccagatggcagagatcacccaagcgagcgaaagactcggtctgaggcgaacggagccggagcagaagacccgcgctgaaaaagtcaatggggttgactttcccaaccgggcgcccggaactgtccaaGGCGTCCGGaacagtccgaggcgcccggacccctccggggcacccggaacccttccgggtgcccagagttgactttttgaccagatcgtgtcaatcgcgatctgaacgttgggggataaagttttatccccccagggcgtcccgaccaaggctataagaCCATCTCCAATCCATATCACCAAATTTGGTGCAATTTTCACACCAAAATGGTGCTATTTCAACACCAAACACTATTTCAACTCCAACCCATCATCACCATATCACACCAAAAAGgaatattctttagaatattctataattcttattaatttttttatatgataattaatatatttaaaattaatactttttaatatttaatattttaaatttttaaaattcagtatccaactaatatatatatatatatatatataaattttatttttattatttaattactcaggcataaatatattttaaaaatattataaaatcacaCACAATTAGGATAacatattttactattttatatttaaaacaaaCAAGGATACTTAATTGAAAATACAATATTACAAGACGTTAACTTTCAGAATTACTATATTGTTCCCATAAATGCTCAATTAATGCATTTCGAAGGGTAATATGAGCTTCTTTGTCTTTATTTTAAGTTTATGTGTGATTTATTAGTATCGTTTGTACCATGTACTTGTTTGTTAAGCTTagttaattatgtttttaaatttatattagtaatattttaatttaatgtcattactatctttattttgtATGCCAATGTAATGGTAATGTATTGTATATTTAtgcatataaaaaattttaatattttattgtattatgtttatgaaattagtgataatttataaatgtaattataattaaaatatattaaataaaattaaaataataattttaataaattaaatatttacaaatatacataataaaatttatatattctaTTAAATgcacttaatttaaatatataataaataataattacatttaattatactataaataaagataaataaaataataattagtaattaattacatttgattttataataatataataaaaataaaaataaaaaatctctccaTCACCAAATATGGTGATGTGAATAGTGCAACACCAAATATGGTGTTGCACTATTCACATCACCATATTTGGGATGGGTTTTGGTATATGAGTTGGAGTAATTTGGTGTCAAATTGACACCAAATTTGGTGTTTTGGTGATGGATTGGAGATGCcctaaatacagtcttggtccagaagctttcaatcaatTCAGAAactgtaattccaacacttgtacactcaatttctagattagcttctttctttttgtgctctcattgttgtaagagacttctctatCTGAATGAGATATTCTAGTGCAttccattccttggattaacaacctctccagttgtaaccaagtaaacatctggtgcctcttctttttctgttttaatttattgcttttcgattttatgcaagtgttagtttaagaaagttcgagaaaggttgtgctttttatattcaggctattcaaccccccttctagccggccgccgcgatccaacaagtggtatcagagtcaaggcacttcagaatgactaaccgccaaacgaagcaacgagataatggtcggaccaagcatctacccgtcgaaattcgaaggggaattctctagctggaaaaagcgaatgcaggtattctttaaaactgattttgatttaatattaattagcgccggaaggtaaggagaaataccactggacaaaaaaggagcaaacCGACTacatggcaaacgacaaagctgagtaccatctactaaccattcttccgccacaagaagtcaaccggatcggcaactacgactccgcgaaggaactttgaGAGAACTTCCTTGAACTGCACGAAGGaatgtccgaagcaaagctcgcaaaATGGGATTTActccgcaaccagctcaccagcctacgacttagggaagatgagacagttgcgcatctgcactcaaggacaaaggaaatcatcaccggactatcaaatctcggagaaaaggtaagtaaccaagattcgctaaggtatgcgttaaattcttttccgagaaattcaaaatgggtgtcactagtagatgtcttttatatttcaaaagacttagaaaacatttcattagaagaattcttttctacatttgaagtgcacgaatcaagatctgcaggtacgaaggagcccaagaacaacgtcgccctcaaagcatcgagagacgaacctgagtcggagttttctctcgatgacgaggaaatggtaatgatggtaagacggtttaaaaaactttgtaaatctagaacctCTAACCATCCGCATGGTaaaaagaaaaggaccatccgctgctaccacagcgacgaagaagggcacgtcaaggacaattgtcccaagctaaagaacaagaacaaggataaaggtaagaagcctgtccaaaagcgcaaggccctaaaggcgacgtgggacgatacgtcgtccgaatcggaagttgaggcattctctaggcttgcattaatggcgattcatcaagacgacgactatgattcaagctcttccgaaatgagcattgagagcatcaatgaaggaggagctacgtcggaagaaagcaacacttcaaggggagacacggacaatgagatcgacaaggtaagtcaggtacgatctcttcctcccaataaattctttaaattcattaaattattaacaaaagattgctgcaaattagaaaatgaaaataaaaatttaaaagtaatattagctaaatcttgccctctaaaagatttagacaaatcaaaattagaaaatgaaaaattgaaatcagaaaataataatttgaaaatataaatagatagtctaaaaaatcatgcatattcaaataaaacatattttagaaaatacaacaatttaaattggtattttcgatatcataagggacagattagaaatatttcaaagaaaaatgcCTCTAAGAAATTCCTAGTCAatctagtaggctggaacctatattgggttccaaagtcctgtctgacttgaacttgaactaattagatttagaactttcagcgagaaaattagactttaaaatttctttatgaggctttgtctaaggaagtggttgttgctccaataaccaagaagacctagtgtctcgccacgacctggaagctaaaatattgaaataaaaatatttaattaactttctgataaaagcattaaggtggaaatttaataatgctttaaaaaactttttaaacattttttaaagtttttaaatttttttagaattttctttttGCGTAAAACTAAAAAGTGCCTAAGTTAAAAGGTcatctgaaattagaaatttatgcttaaatgtttacttagaaaaattttcaaaaatatttttgtaaaatttcttaagtcagaattttttaaaaattctcttacttaaagtttttttacttagaacatttttgctgaaaattattgcaaattctctaacttagaatttatttaacttaggttatcaaagggggagaaggaaaagtataagtcttgGGGGAggtaaactaaaatttaaattttctatctttttgcactttattgtaaaattagttagtttattttttatgtctatttaccctatcttaacttaggttgctcacgtcaaaaagggggagattgttgaaaccccaaggttgttttggtgtgatcaacaagttaagttaggtcctgtgtgtttttaaccttgtgtctaagtgtgcaggaacttaggagttaggagcacagatagtcgagcggaagacgcagctagcgggaAGGACGGCAcccggtgcgtccgagggacgaggagttgcggaagagtacaccggtggacgagaaggaagcgtgcggtggttctgaaggacgagaagccggagcggaagactgctcaaggagcaagagacgtagctagcgagaaggtcggcacggggtgcgactgagggacgaagactgcggatgagtacactggcggacgagaaggaagcacgcgatgattccgagggacgagaaactggagcggaagcctgctcgaggagaccGGAAGTttagttcgggtgagccctattctggatggcagagatcacccaagcgagcggaagactcggtctgaggcgaacagaaccggagcagaagacctgggctgaaaaaagtcaatgGAGTTGACTTTCCCAACTGGGGCGCCTGGAACTGTCTGGGGCGCTCGGACCCCTccggggtgcctggaacccttccgggcgcccggagttgactttttgaccagatcatgTCAATCGCGATCTAAACGTtgtgggataaagttttatcccccgggcgcccggaaccccttcggggcgccctgatcaaggctataaatacagccttggtccagaagctttcaatcaattcagaaattgtaattccaacacttgtacgctcaatttctagattagcttctttctttttgcactctcattgttgtaagaggcttctccgcctgaaggagatattctagtgcattccattccttggattaacaacctccccggttgtaaccaagtaaacatctggtgtctcttctttttctgttttaatttattgcttttcgattttatgcaagtgttagtttaagaaagttcGATAAAGGTTGTgctttttattttcaggctattcaaccccccttctagccggccgtcgCGATCCAATAGGTTactttcctccagtgacttaccttaacttactactTTGCTAGTTCACAGACCCTGGTCGGcttgttgacctatctggactccCTCAGAcctgtcaactcctgcacactgggttagtacaatagataaaatagtaaaataaaatagtGTCAACATATTTCAGGATTCACGCGGTCGACTGGAAACCAGTCGGTCacacattacctagggttacctccctatggttgcctagcttcactcactaggacttccattgccttattccactcaccaggacttccttcacctagcttcacttaatagggtccgacttcactcactaggacttccattatctagcttcactcactagggtccgacttcactcactaggacttccaccgcctagcttcactcactagggtccggcttcacttaccaagacttccaccacctagcttcacttactagggtccagcttcactcatcaagacttccacttgcctaacctctagttagaacttcTCACTTGCCTATCCTTCGGTTAGGACTTATACTTGTTAGTTATCTAATCCTAACTAGactactctcttccaaacattaaATCCTATTTAGATTAACCCTTGATTAAACTGATCAGACTTAGatacattatcaaacatcaaaatcttaAAAATCAATTACACTAATTCAGTACAAATCTTAATAGAGTTAATCAGTGTAAGTCCTAataaaattagatagaaaaagatcTAATTAGAAATTAGGTAAATTTTATTAGGAAAAGACAGGCTACTCGACAAGTAATCTCATAACTTTctactcctttttcttttcttcatctttccCTGGGGATATGATTTGAGTGCCGAAGAGGTTACCTTAGCTCATTCTAACAACTTCCTTAAGTCTTTACATACCTTTACGAAAGATTTCCTCTTTATTCAACAACTCAAGTGTTGGTATTCACTCAGTCAAAAATACTCGATCGTGGTTATTTTACTGAGTGATCATATCCCTTGATCTCGAATTGGGTCATatattaataagttttttaagtttttagtataccaataaaattttgtttttaggATTTAGAGGTTAGGATAtagtattaaataaaaaaatcaaattaattttttttttttgaatttacagGAGGTACGTGACATAAGGTATATATAATTTCATTGTAtaataaattatattgtttggaAAATTTATAATTAGATATATTGTATAAATTAAATAGTTTATGATAGTGTAAGAGAgttagattaataaattaatgagttaaaaatataataatctcatattaaaattataccattaatattaataaaatattattaaataatttaaaattaaattaacttaaattaacttaactattaATAAATAGATGATTAGACGGTTGAATCAATATTAGCATGACCTTTAATTGGTCCGTCTAAATTAAGATAGACTGATTATGAGTTAGACCTGGAATCGATCATGGATAACTGATCGTTGATCCGATTTACATTCGAGTCTTGGTCCGGTAGGTCTAGCGTGATGTAGTATAGATACACTTGTTCTTTCAAGTgtgtaatttcttttaaaaaatatcttgtcAAACTGTTGTAGATTATCACTGAAGgtgtctttttaaaaaatatttttgttgaaaTATACTTTTCATTGACTAGTTTATTGTCATTGCAACTCGTTAATGAATTTCCAAgatttatgaaacaagttttctCAATTTATATTGATACGGTGGTTAGGTGGATCCCATCAAGATAGTCTAAAGTCTAGGAGACCGATTAATATGGTTAAAGTTAAGAGACAATCAATATTTTGAGTCAAGATTTACCTTCATTCAGACTGGGAGCTTACTCAATCGGACCCTCTGGTCGGTCGGGCCTCGAGCTTTGATCTCCTAAGCATTGATGGGCCTTGAAGTCAAATATTAGCTACCCTAATCGATTGCTCCGGTCGAGCCGATATAGGGTCCGATCGGACATATTTGATGCTTGGTTCACCCGAGTTCTCCATCCAAGTGAAGAGGTCGAGTGATGGCAAAGTCGCCGACTGCATTCATCAAAGCTGACCTGGTGGCTTCTATGAGTGACGGTCTGTCGGACTACATTAGATACTCAGTCTAATGACCAAGGAAGTCTATGGTGGGCCCCATAGCCCAACGGTCCCATACTCCTTTTTGTCATCATATGTCACAGATGATAGAGAATATTCTGTATGTAAGCTATACATTCGAAGCTTCCACCCTGTCAATCGCAGAAATTACGGGTCCATTTTGAAAAAGGTGTCATAGTCTCTTTATAGTTTGTccttttttagaaatactttgaTATTCGTGCATAGATACAACAATAATTCTATAAAAAGATGTCTCCATCTACAGGCGTAGGTACACAACACTATGTAATTTTACATATCCATTGCTACTATTCTTTCCACTATTCCTTTCCAGAAATCGAGTACTTACTTGAACATCAGAAGACCTACGTCGGGGACGTTTTCCTTGACCCGATTGCTAACACTCTTTGTGACATGTAGGATAGTGAGGAGTCTTCGTTTAGTCAACATTTGACACATGTCCCAGCCAGCCATTTTCTCCACTTTTGAATAGGATCATATTTGATGTTGTCTATGAGAACTTTTTCTGCATCTGAAATATGAAGATGGACGAGATTGGAAGACTCGCCACGATAACCTTAACGCAAGAAGAACTAGAACTATTTATAGTCTCCCAAGCGACTAAAATGGTACAACAACAATAGATAGCAACTAAGGGCCGCTTGTCGAACGACCCCGCCGTATCTTCGACCGGCCCCTCGACAGAGCGTGGAACTTGAATGGAAGGCCCGACTGTGTTCCCACCAATCCAACCTCCCCCGATTGCCTTCCCTCAGGCATTCATGCCGCTGGCTAACCTACCGCCTGTGCCCCTTCACCGACTGCATATCACAGGGCGTTGTTCTGAACACCCCCTTGACGACATAGGTCGAGCGGAGAGGCCTCAAGGATCGTCTTATGAAAACGCACTCATCCAAGACCTTCGTAAAGGCAACGCCCCAATGAATAATAGCTCTCCCGAGCATGTGAGTATGTCTTTCTCCTAAGAGATCTTGGAAGATAAACTACCAGTTCATTTCCAACCATTGACGATGGAGAATATGGAGGAGCGAGCGACCTCGAGGATCATTTGCTCAAGTTTGAAAATACGACTATCCTCCACCAATACATGAACAGGGTTAAatgtcgagtgttcctcaccactctctctgGCTCGGCACAGAGGTGGTTCAACCGACTCCCGACCAAGTCATATGTTGTTTCAAAGATTTTCACCAGACgttcctgttggagcaatcctaatggtccgGTGTGACcatattttgatgtttgggcaaagagtttaagttaggattaccctcgttatttgatatgtgtatgtgagtgtgcaggtttgcaggatacacatacgactcagcttgatggcttcgggtctgatgaaggatggagcatccgagggaccatagaCAAGGCGACAAGGataagagccgagggaagcgcacttcgaggtatacgcgaaggatgacattgggacgagccacaggcttggatgcatccgagggacgaaagccaaaggaagtagacttgaaggcaagaggtcaaggctgcaaagaagagtcaagtgagtcgtgagggtacgaatGCATGAGAGATTATATTCAGGGAAAAAACCCAGGGGGCACTGCAGTCAACAGGGACACTGTAGCAGTCAATGATACTGTAGCAGTTATtataacagtcgactggtgcactgtagtaatcgactggtgcactgtagtagtcgactagtacactgtagcagttgactggtagagagtcattgagagagtcgttggctaggcaccagtcgactggtaatgataAAACAGCAGGGctattttcttccaagctctataagaaggagtttGGGATGACCGGTCAacgtgacgaaattagacttggttaaaacctaattagtagtcaacaaagTGCTGAAGGTTCTATTGTGTttaagtgttcttggttggtgttgtagtgaggtttctctaccaacaaggagttgcttgagtagtcgGAGTTTGCcgagggctaatccaccgaaggatcggaaTCGTCCACCAcaaggacagccgtggagtaggaaccCTAATCTTCGAACCATGTTACATCAACGTGCATTAATTTGTTTGTTCTTTCTCattgtctttagcttttgtattcatattagtatttATATTTCCGCATGCGCACTAATGAATACGTAGGAATCGATAATTTAGAATCAACGTCTATTCAACGTCCTTCTAACCGGCTGCAAGATCCCCAACAATTTCTTCATCATTTTGCAAGACAATGCTAAATTTATTTTCACTCAAGCAAAGGCCCAAGGAGCTATTATAGACCTACAtcaaaaaatttaatcaagtgatCATAAACCTCCCCTCAGTCACCcaacaaattttaataaatcccttCTTCTAGGAACTCACTCTCACTGACAGTTAGTACTAAATTAAATATCTAAccaactaaaaaaattaaaagaataaaaaaaaaaggctgATTTGCAATTTTATCTCAAACTGGTAtgcaaaaacaaaaaagaaaaaaagaagaaaaaaagaagaaaaggcaACTTCTATTCTTAACGAATTCAAGTGAATTAATTATTCGAACATTTTGGCCAGCTTGCATGGTTTATAAACAATAACTTGGTGTATGTTTGACTAGGAAAGAACGTGATACTACGAATGTAGGGAAAACATATCTTAAAGCGTCAAGCGTCAAACAAACAATGTCTTCTTTCGAAGAGAATACAGAGACGATGCATGTAAAGGATGTTTACTTCAGGTCGCTGGCTTGCCAACTCGCTCAGCTATCCATCCCAACCCATCATACAACCCCTCGCCTGTAAGGGCACAGCAAGCCTGGATATGCCAGTCATGGTTCTTGATGCTATGTAGCGAGAGGGCTTCAGTTACCTCAGCAGGGGACATGGCATCTTTCAGATCCTGCTTGTTGGCAAATACGAGTACCACAGTGTGCTCAAGATCACCATGTTGAAGGAGCCTGAAAAGTTCATCCTTCATGATACTGATCCGAGCTCGGTCAGTACTGTCTATTACAGCAATAACAGCATGAGTTCCACGATAGTATGTCGCCCATGATGTTCTCAGCCTTTCTTGTCCTCCTAGATCCCACACCTGCTCATGATGTAAGAGTAGCTCAGAGTGACATTATTAGCTGTTATGGGATGTAATTTCTCAGATACCAAGAACAAAATCAAATACTATATATTTAAAGCAAAACATGTAAATGAAAAAAGATGTTGTAAGCATCACAGAGTAGAGGAATGTATATATGCTTTCAATTGCACAAATCATAGAGGAGAAAAATAAGTGTTTGTAGTTACTTTCTGATAAATCCAAGCAGAAAACAAAATATGTGGGTAGTATCTATTTCAAAACTTCCATTCATTTGCAGACGTAGCatgagattcttagtgagctcaagccaagcttcaacgTTCTTGAGCTCAGCTTGGACTGTTAAGAGAAAGAAATGAAAGGCTAGGTAGGCAGATATACATGCAGGCACGGGAGAGAGAGATAGGGTGGGGAGAATAAGTGAGAAGAGAATGCATACATTAAGAGCTCAAAAGAGAAGAAAACTAGAAAGATCAAGAAGAAAAATAATGGCAGAGTGAAACTGACGATAGAGGAAAAGGTcttcaaatcattatcatcattttttttagcCATCAGGGGAGAGCGATCACCAAAAGATAGTAACTCAATAATCAGAAGGGTTGTGGTACTAAACAAATAGATGTACACGGCAATCAACTCTTTAGATATTCTTCTAGACTAATTCATTCACATTTGAGGTTGTTAGCCATAGTAGTATTTAATGGGAAAACTAATTCATTATTTTAATGCAAGTCGATTAGATAAAGTATTTCTGATGATTCTAAACcatatattttgattatgtcacaAGATTTTAAAATTTGGGTTTTGGGACCTCTTCATAATACTAGTCCACGTAGAGAGTTTCACAATTTTAATTCCAGGAATTATCACAAAGCTAGTAACATTTACAATGTGATTCAAGATAGATCTTAACTAAACTTGTTCACaacaaatagatattttaaaGCAATCAACTCTTTTCATATTCTTCAAGACTAATTCCGTTCAGGTTCGTGGCTATCAGCCATAGTATTTAATGACAAACTTATTCATTGTTTTTAATGCATATTTGCATTAGATAAAATATTTGTTTAAGTGATTCTCAACCAATCATTTTGATTAGGTCACATAATTTTAAGATTTGAATTCATAGGCCTCTTTATGATCCTAGTTCcgtagagagttttaaaattttaactgcAAGCATAGAAATTTGGCTACCAATTATTAAGGGTGGCTACCTGTTGTGTtaaaggatgttcacatatctccacaatgacatgatattgtccactttgagcctaggccctcatggctttgctcttgggttctccccaaaaggccttatgccaatggagatatcctacatcctttcaaacccatgatctttatcaaatcttttcaatgtgggactttgattgaaccccaacaatcctcctctcaaacgaaggaccacgaTTACTCTCATGCTtcccgcgagcatccggtcacctgacctgctccgggcttccccgcgagcatccgcatccggtcaccctgacctactccggacCTCCCCATCTAGACCTCCCCATCcgcatccggtcaccctaacctgctctggacctcccctcaagcatccgatcaccctgacctgcttggTCACTCATAACTTGTTTCGGGTCTCCccgtgagcatccggtcaccttgacctactcgccCCCCCCCCTGCATGTATCTGGTCACTCTAACCTGCTCTAAGCCCCacacgagcatctggtcaccttgacctgctccggacctccccacgagcatccggtcactcatGACCAGCTCCGGGCCTACCCTCAACTTtgttcaaggccaccccacatgacatctggtttggaccatggctctgataccatttgttgtgaaaAACGAtgcccacatatctccacaatggcatgatattgtccattttatgcctaggccctcatggctttgctcttgaacTCTcgcaaaaggcctcatgccaatggagatatcctatatccttttaaacctatgatctttaccaaatctttttaatgtgggactttaaTTGAACCCCAACACTGCCAATTATTAAGAGAAAATATAAACCTTATAAGCATTGATGGTGTGAATGAAAGAGACAAATGAAGAGGCAATATATTTTCAATTGTCGTGGCTATATGTACCAtcaagaaagagagagagagaaaaaccaTAAGCAATTGATGACTCACCACAATGacaaacaaataaaatatattaaagaaaaaaaatatagtagTTTCTAGATTCCAAATagaataattaacttaaaatagaaaatatatgATTGCATTGCAAATATAGTAAATAGATTGAATTAGGTACCTTAAAGGAGCTCAAAAACATAATCACATATGAACTGTAAAGGGTCACAAGCTGTTTTAGCAATCTAAATTAACGAATTATCAGAGGAAACCAATACTCTCTTTTACCTTATACCATTGATGGGCTTATACTTTTTTGTATTTAATGTGGCAGAATAGTCTAATAAGACCAGATCATTCACCAATTCGCTGCTTTTTTATTCTTATCAGCCGCCAATTCGGAT from Zingiber officinale cultivar Zhangliang chromosome 6B, Zo_v1.1, whole genome shotgun sequence carries:
- the LOC121992129 gene encoding ADP-ribosylation factor-like protein 5, encoding MGVFFSRFWFLMFPAKEYKIVVIGLDNAGKTTTLYKLHLGEVVNTSPTVGSNVEEVVYKNIRFEVWDLGGQERLRTSWATYYRGTHAVIAVIDSTDRARISIMKDELFRLLQHGDLEHTVVLVFANKQDLKDAMSPAEVTEALSLHSIKNHDWHIQACCALTGEGLYDGLGWIAERVGKPAT